A genomic region of Oryza glaberrima chromosome 1, OglaRS2, whole genome shotgun sequence contains the following coding sequences:
- the LOC127757953 gene encoding uncharacterized protein At1g28695-like: MMMGGQQSALNQLVSFLLGVSAAAVLIFFFSSAGGGWSTTTDLSSWANGTVAATAKETNLTSTAAHVEEKANLTNSQAAAAEAAKEEEEKELEKLLAAVADEHKNIIMTSVNEAWAAPGSLLDLFLEGFRAGEGIARFVDHLLIVALDDGAFRRCRDVHLHCYRLAVAGRNFTDEKVFMSEDYLDLVWSKVKLQQRILELGYNFLFTDVDILWFRDPFEQMSMAAHMVTSSDFFVGGAYNPANFPNTGFLYVRSSRRAVGVMEAWRAARASYPGRHEQQVLNEIKRELVERRGVRIQFLDTAHVAGFCSNTRDFATLYTMHANCCVGLGAKLHDLRNLLEEWRAYRRMPDEQRRQGPVRWKVPGICIH; encoded by the exons ATGATGATGGGTGGCCAGCAGAGCGCGCTCAACCAGCTGGTGTCGTTTCTCCTCGGGGTTTCGGCGGCGGCCGtgttgatcttcttcttctcgtcggccggcggcggctggtcgacgacgacggactTGTCGAGCTGGGCGAATGGGACTGTAGCGGCGACGGCCAAGGAGACCAACCTGACGAGCACCGCTGCTCATGTCGAGGAGAAGGCTAACCTGACGAACAGCCAG gcggcagcggcggaggcggcgaaggaggaggaggagaaggagctggagaagctgctggcggcggtggccgacgaGCACAAGAACATCATCATGACGTCGGTGAACGAGGCGTGGGCGGCGCCGGGGTCGCTGCTGGACCTGTTCCTGGAGGGGTTCCGCGCCGGCGAGGGGATCGCGCGCTTCGTCGACCACCTCCTCATCGTGGCGCTCGACGACGGCGCCTTCCGGCGGTGCCGGGACGTGCACCTGCACTGCtaccgcctcgccgtcgccggccgcaaCTTCACCGACGAGAAGGTGTTCATGAGCGAGGACTACCTTGACCTGGTCTGGAGCAAGGTCAAGCTGCAGCAGCGGATCCTCGAGCTCGGATACAACTTCCTCTTCACG GACGTGGACATCCTGTGGTTCCGTGACCCGTTCGAGCAGATGTCGATGGCGGCGCACATGGTGACCTCGTCGGACTTCTTCGTCGGCGGCGCCTACAACCCGGCCAACTTCCCCAACACGGGGTTCCTGTACGTGCGGTCGAGCCGCCGCGCGGTGGGGGTGATGGAGGCGTGGCGCGCCGCGCGGGCGTCGTACCCGGGGAGGCACGAGCAGCAGGTGCTGAACGAGATCAAGCGGGAGCTGGTggagcggcgcggcgtgcgGATCCAGTTCCTGGACACGGCGCACGTCGCCGGGTTCTGCAGCAACACGCGCGACTTCGCCACGCTCTACACCATGCACGCCAACTGCTGCGTCGGCCTCGGCGCCAAGCTGCACGACCTCCGCAACCTGCTCGAGGAGTGGCGCGCGTACCGGCGGATGCCCGACGAGCAGCGCCGCCAGGGGCCCGTGCGCTGGAAGGTCCCCGGCATCTGCATTCactga